One region of Coriobacteriia bacterium genomic DNA includes:
- a CDS encoding peptidase U32 — translation MRKPELLAPAGNRAAFEAALAAGADAIYLGAGSFNARRNADNFAIDDLRAACRDAHLRGARVYLTANTLVFPDEMDDALAMVASAAEAGIDAAIVQDVGLMSVLRRELPELELHASTQLNVRGKRGIELATRLGCSRVTLARELSIEQIARLAELGVDLEVFVHGALCICQSGQCLLSSLIGGRSANRGLCAQPCRLPYKLVDEDGKTLAKEGQYLLSPKDLCGIGMVDRLIEAGVASLKIEGRMKSPEYVSTVTATYREAIDRAWKDRASYEVADDAEDVLAEAFNRGFTHGYLAGERGNDMMGYRRPNNRGVAVGRVTGYSAGKVKLAASTDIAVGDLLEFWTSKGRVTYTVEASDTLKGETKYLGVREPVSVGDRVFRVRSAKLAAAAQERTEAGMKIPVSIDVHMKKDEPLEIIVRDEAGHEAKAMGPVIEEARTKAIAREDVIEHVGRLGSTPFTCEDWQVDLDEGVGIGFSTLHKTRSAALAAFEETLLDANGQTAVSAGGVDITRVTDLSDMAPFTTVIRFDDTNIACSLEQFEPGCSIGPRMYATNIEAIRTWAALGASFVWLSPELTLHQMKLLADESPLPLGIIVIGRQELMVSDHCFLMAEGSCDEHCATCARRCGTSRFLEDRKGYRFPVTTDVCGRGHIYNAVPLDVAHAIGDLLRAGVRGFAVDATLMGEGEAEHAHNRVRSGINGTKIKKSADTTTGHLFRPVE, via the coding sequence ATGAGAAAGCCGGAGCTGCTCGCGCCCGCGGGAAACCGCGCGGCGTTCGAGGCGGCGCTTGCCGCTGGTGCCGATGCCATCTATCTGGGAGCCGGGTCATTCAACGCGCGGCGCAATGCCGATAACTTCGCCATCGACGACCTGCGTGCGGCATGCCGTGACGCCCATTTGCGCGGCGCCCGTGTCTATCTCACGGCTAACACGCTCGTGTTTCCGGACGAGATGGACGATGCGCTCGCGATGGTCGCCTCTGCAGCCGAAGCGGGCATTGATGCTGCTATCGTTCAGGACGTCGGTCTCATGTCGGTGCTGCGCCGTGAGCTGCCCGAACTCGAGCTTCACGCCTCCACACAGCTTAACGTGCGTGGCAAGCGTGGTATCGAACTGGCCACGCGTCTTGGCTGCTCGCGCGTGACGCTTGCGCGCGAGCTCTCCATCGAGCAGATTGCGCGTCTTGCCGAGCTTGGCGTCGATCTTGAAGTCTTCGTGCATGGTGCGCTTTGCATTTGCCAATCGGGGCAGTGCCTGCTCTCGTCGCTTATTGGCGGACGTAGCGCCAATAGGGGGCTCTGCGCCCAACCCTGCCGTCTGCCGTACAAGCTTGTCGATGAAGACGGCAAGACGCTCGCGAAGGAAGGCCAGTATCTGTTGAGCCCCAAGGACCTTTGTGGCATCGGGATGGTCGATCGGCTCATCGAAGCGGGAGTTGCGTCGCTCAAGATCGAGGGACGGATGAAGTCGCCCGAGTATGTCTCCACGGTCACGGCAACGTATCGCGAGGCGATTGACCGCGCATGGAAGGACCGGGCCTCGTACGAGGTCGCCGATGATGCTGAGGATGTGCTAGCCGAGGCGTTTAACCGTGGGTTCACGCATGGCTACCTGGCGGGCGAACGCGGTAACGACATGATGGGCTACCGGCGTCCGAATAATCGCGGTGTTGCCGTCGGACGCGTCACGGGGTATTCCGCCGGCAAGGTCAAGCTTGCTGCGAGCACCGACATCGCCGTGGGCGACTTGCTCGAGTTCTGGACCTCCAAGGGTCGCGTCACCTATACCGTTGAGGCATCCGATACCCTCAAGGGCGAGACGAAGTACCTGGGCGTACGCGAACCGGTCTCCGTTGGCGACCGCGTGTTTCGCGTGCGCTCGGCCAAGCTCGCCGCTGCCGCGCAAGAGCGTACCGAGGCGGGGATGAAGATTCCGGTTTCGATCGACGTGCACATGAAGAAGGACGAGCCGCTCGAGATTATCGTGCGTGATGAGGCGGGTCACGAAGCGAAAGCGATGGGCCCGGTCATCGAGGAGGCACGCACCAAGGCAATTGCGCGCGAGGATGTCATCGAGCATGTGGGTAGGCTCGGCTCCACGCCTTTCACGTGCGAGGACTGGCAGGTCGATTTGGACGAGGGCGTGGGCATTGGCTTTTCGACCCTGCACAAGACGCGCAGTGCCGCACTCGCCGCTTTCGAAGAAACGCTGCTTGACGCAAACGGGCAGACGGCAGTGTCCGCTGGTGGCGTCGACATCACGCGTGTGACGGACCTCTCCGATATGGCGCCGTTTACGACGGTCATTCGTTTCGATGACACGAACATAGCCTGCTCGCTCGAACAGTTCGAGCCGGGCTGCTCCATCGGACCACGCATGTACGCCACCAATATCGAGGCCATCCGCACCTGGGCCGCGCTCGGTGCGAGCTTCGTCTGGCTTTCGCCCGAGCTCACGCTTCACCAGATGAAGCTGCTGGCCGATGAGTCGCCGCTTCCCCTCGGGATCATCGTCATCGGCCGCCAGGAGCTCATGGTGAGCGACCACTGCTTCCTCATGGCAGAAGGTTCCTGTGACGAGCATTGCGCGACATGCGCACGCCGCTGTGGGACATCGCGCTTTCTGGAAGATCGCAAGGGCTACCGCTTCCCGGTTACGACGGACGTATGCGGGCGAGGGCACATCTACAACGCCGTGCCGCTCGACGTCGCGCACGCGATCGGCGACCTGCTGCGTGCCGGCGTGCGCGGGTTCGCCGTCGATGCGACGCTCATGGGCGAAGGCGAAGCGGAGCATGCGCACAATCGCGTGCGTAGCGGAATAAACGGGACGAAGATCAAGAAGAGCGCCGATACGACCACGGGACATCTCTTCAGGCCGGTCGAGTGA
- a CDS encoding tyrosine--tRNA ligase — protein MLSSEEQLHIIQSGVAGITPLEAMKKKLDRGTPLNIKLGVDPTSPDLHIGHAVPLRKLRQFQDLGHEVTLIIGDGTAMIGDPSGRNSTRPQLSAEQIDANAQTYMEQAMKVLDPEKTKVVHNRDWIFDLDLADLLGLLSNFTVARILERDDFSNRYHSQQPIAMHEFIYPIMQAYDSVVINADVELGGNDQLFNLLAGRELMEKKGMEPQVCLTLPLLEGLDGVRKMSKSYGNYVGLTDEPADMFGKIMSIPDELMPRYYRLATALPVDEIDEIEAGLAAGELDPNKSKRRLAREIIGIYHGADAAAAAEEQFDLVFKAHAAPDDIEVFDIELEEDAEKGGVYLPKLLADLKLVGSGGEGRRMIDQGAVKIDGEAVEKGTYHLPAARLAHATLQVGKRKWAKLA, from the coding sequence GTGCTTTCAAGCGAAGAACAACTCCACATCATACAGTCAGGCGTCGCGGGCATTACGCCGCTTGAGGCCATGAAGAAAAAGCTCGATCGCGGCACGCCGCTCAACATCAAGCTCGGTGTTGACCCGACGAGTCCGGATTTGCACATTGGCCATGCCGTGCCCCTGCGCAAACTGCGCCAGTTCCAGGACCTTGGTCATGAGGTTACGCTCATCATTGGTGACGGCACGGCCATGATTGGCGACCCGTCCGGTCGCAACTCGACGCGCCCGCAGCTCTCTGCCGAGCAGATTGATGCGAATGCCCAGACCTATATGGAGCAGGCAATGAAGGTGCTTGACCCCGAGAAGACCAAGGTCGTGCATAACCGTGACTGGATTTTCGACCTTGACCTTGCCGACTTGCTGGGTCTGCTTTCCAACTTCACGGTTGCTCGCATTCTCGAGCGGGATGACTTCTCCAATCGCTATCACAGCCAGCAGCCCATCGCCATGCACGAGTTCATCTACCCCATCATGCAAGCGTACGACTCCGTCGTCATCAATGCCGATGTCGAGCTTGGCGGTAACGACCAGCTCTTCAATCTGCTTGCCGGACGCGAGCTCATGGAGAAGAAGGGTATGGAGCCGCAGGTCTGCCTGACGCTTCCGTTGCTCGAGGGTCTCGATGGCGTACGCAAGATGTCGAAGTCCTACGGCAACTACGTGGGTCTCACCGACGAGCCTGCCGACATGTTCGGCAAGATCATGAGCATCCCCGATGAGCTCATGCCTCGGTACTACCGCCTGGCGACGGCGCTTCCCGTGGATGAGATCGACGAAATCGAAGCAGGTCTGGCAGCAGGGGAGCTTGATCCCAACAAATCGAAGCGTCGCCTTGCACGCGAGATTATCGGGATTTATCACGGTGCTGACGCTGCGGCTGCGGCCGAGGAACAGTTCGACCTTGTCTTCAAGGCGCATGCGGCACCTGATGACATTGAGGTCTTCGATATCGAGCTCGAGGAGGATGCTGAGAAGGGCGGAGTCTATTTGCCCAAGTTGCTTGCAGACCTCAAGCTCGTGGGCTCAGGCGGTGAAGGTCGTCGCATGATTGATCAGGGTGCCGTGAAGATTGACGGCGAAGCTGTCGAGAAGGGCACGTATCATTTGCCGGCCGCGCGGCTCGCTCATGCGACGCTGCAGGTTGGCAAGCGCAAGTGGGCCAAGCTCGCGTAG
- a CDS encoding flavodoxin family protein: protein MKVLLINGSPRQNGNTARALDEMIDVFKAEDIETELVRVGSLDVRGCIACGSCANTGACVFDDIVNELAPAFEEADGLVVGSPVYYASANATLIALLDRLFFSTHFPKTMKVGAAVATARRGGITATYDELNKYFGISGMPIATGQYWNGVHGRLPGEAGEDTEGLQQMRTLARNMTFLMKAIALGKEEFGLPEKEPQIMTNFVR, encoded by the coding sequence ATGAAGGTATTGCTGATTAACGGGTCACCCCGACAGAATGGCAACACGGCACGTGCCCTCGACGAGATGATCGATGTCTTCAAGGCTGAGGACATCGAGACCGAGCTCGTGCGCGTAGGCTCCCTTGACGTGCGCGGGTGCATCGCGTGCGGATCCTGTGCTAACACGGGTGCGTGCGTCTTTGATGACATAGTCAACGAGTTGGCTCCGGCTTTCGAGGAAGCTGACGGTCTGGTAGTCGGGTCACCGGTCTACTACGCCTCTGCCAATGCGACGCTGATCGCCCTCCTCGACAGGCTGTTTTTTAGCACGCATTTTCCGAAGACCATGAAGGTTGGCGCGGCCGTTGCGACAGCGCGGCGCGGCGGCATCACCGCGACCTATGATGAGCTCAACAAGTACTTTGGGATATCTGGCATGCCGATTGCCACGGGGCAGTACTGGAATGGCGTGCACGGGAGACTTCCAGGCGAGGCCGGGGAGGATACCGAGGGATTGCAACAGATGAGGACGCTTGCAAGAAACATGACGTTTCTCATGAAGGCAATCGCGCTTGGCAAGGAGGAGTTCGGCCTGCCTGAGAAAGAACCCCAGATCATGACGAACTTCGTGCGGTAG
- a CDS encoding pyridoxamine kinase, with translation MKRVVSIQDISCVGKCSLTVALPIISAMGVECGILPTAVLSVHTAFKSFTFDDLTDQIEPISQSWIDNGVDFDAIYTGYLGSFEQLELVSRFFDRHREDGTLIFVDPAMADNGALYKGFTPEFARAMGTVVCSKADIIDPNITEAAFMLGAEYKEDGTYDEDYVRDLLQGLVALGPKKAVLTGVSLEPGSCGVYGLDGDTGQYFSYFNELVDARFHGTGDVFSSTTVGALLNGFELDEALAVAADYTVACIKATISQPDHNWYGVDFETEIPYLLKLIGK, from the coding sequence ATGAAGCGCGTCGTAAGCATTCAGGACATCTCTTGCGTTGGAAAGTGTTCCCTCACCGTTGCGTTGCCCATCATCTCGGCTATGGGGGTCGAGTGCGGCATTCTTCCCACTGCCGTGCTCTCGGTTCACACCGCTTTCAAGAGCTTCACATTCGATGACCTGACCGACCAGATCGAGCCCATCTCCCAGAGCTGGATTGACAACGGGGTCGACTTCGATGCCATCTACACGGGCTACCTTGGTTCCTTCGAGCAGCTCGAGCTCGTAAGCCGCTTCTTCGACCGTCACAGGGAGGATGGTACGCTCATCTTCGTCGACCCGGCCATGGCCGACAACGGTGCGCTCTACAAGGGCTTCACTCCCGAGTTCGCTCGGGCAATGGGCACGGTGGTTTGCTCCAAGGCTGATATCATCGACCCCAATATCACCGAAGCCGCATTCATGCTCGGAGCCGAGTACAAGGAAGATGGCACTTACGACGAGGACTACGTGCGTGACCTTCTCCAGGGACTCGTCGCCCTCGGCCCCAAGAAGGCCGTACTCACTGGTGTGAGTCTCGAGCCGGGTAGCTGCGGCGTCTATGGTCTTGACGGAGATACGGGCCAGTACTTCTCGTATTTCAACGAGCTCGTCGATGCGCGCTTCCATGGGACGGGCGATGTTTTCTCATCTACGACGGTTGGCGCGCTTCTCAATGGCTTCGAGCTGGACGAGGCACTCGCCGTGGCGGCTGACTACACGGTTGCCTGCATCAAGGCCACCATCAGCCAGCCCGACCACAATTGGTATGGCGTCGATTTCGAGACCGAGATCCCCTATCTACTCAAGCTCATCGGCAAATAG
- the mobB gene encoding molybdopterin-guanine dinucleotide biosynthesis protein B, protein MSEVPVITMTGWSNSGKTTFTTRVVELLTGMGIRVGVIKHHGHKTGGVDVEGKDSWKYAQAGANPVILSASDQYAIFVSTPQGEPSREELVAKIADDVDLVIVEGFRAEADGAVEVYRNAAGHPDPKLAPEERIALVTDNAALADQVRAEGKPVFGLEDFEAVARYFLELAGIDEGTL, encoded by the coding sequence ATGAGCGAAGTGCCTGTCATAACGATGACCGGGTGGTCAAATTCCGGAAAGACGACGTTCACCACGCGCGTCGTGGAGTTGCTCACGGGCATGGGCATCCGCGTTGGCGTCATCAAGCATCATGGTCACAAGACGGGCGGCGTCGATGTCGAGGGCAAGGACTCCTGGAAGTATGCGCAGGCCGGTGCTAACCCCGTCATTCTTAGTGCTTCGGATCAATACGCGATCTTCGTGAGCACACCGCAGGGCGAGCCATCGCGCGAGGAGCTCGTCGCCAAGATCGCCGATGACGTTGACCTGGTGATCGTCGAGGGGTTCCGCGCCGAGGCCGATGGTGCCGTCGAGGTCTATCGCAACGCCGCGGGACATCCAGACCCCAAGCTTGCCCCTGAGGAGCGCATTGCGCTCGTTACCGATAACGCCGCTCTTGCCGATCAGGTGCGTGCCGAGGGAAAGCCCGTCTTTGGCCTTGAAGACTTCGAAGCGGTCGCGCGCTATTTCCTCGAGCTTGCCGGTATCGACGAGGGCACTCTGTAG
- the moaA gene encoding GTP 3',8-cyclase MoaA — translation MKDNYGRKIDYLRISLTDRCNLRCIYCMPEEGVPFRSHESILRIEEIADFTRRAAQAGIRRVRLTGGEPLIRKGVVDLVREIAATPGIEDISLTTNGILLPKMAADLKDAGLTRVNISLDTLDPAQFTYVTRLGKIEDVFAGIDAALENGFDPVKINAVAVRSLDQDFFGFAKLSLDRPLHVRFIEYMPVGESSGGTGAGWTEEDIVPASEIIERINEGAIAAGIGPLEPVTDDDLPSGAGPAIYYRLPGAKGTIGFISAMSNHFCSSCNRLRLTADGKIRPCLFSDREIDVMEAIRSNDSEAVDHAIEEAIGIKPDEHHEERGTERRMSQIGG, via the coding sequence ATGAAGGACAATTACGGGCGCAAGATTGACTACCTACGCATCTCTCTGACGGATCGCTGCAATCTGCGCTGCATATACTGCATGCCCGAGGAGGGCGTGCCGTTTAGATCGCACGAGTCCATCCTGCGCATCGAGGAGATTGCCGATTTCACGCGTCGCGCGGCGCAGGCGGGCATTCGCAGGGTGCGCCTCACGGGTGGCGAGCCGCTCATCCGCAAAGGCGTGGTTGACCTCGTGCGCGAGATTGCCGCCACGCCGGGAATCGAGGACATCTCGCTCACGACCAATGGCATATTGCTCCCCAAGATGGCGGCCGACTTGAAGGATGCCGGTCTCACGCGTGTCAACATATCGCTCGATACGCTCGATCCCGCACAGTTCACCTACGTGACGCGCCTCGGAAAGATCGAGGACGTGTTTGCGGGCATCGACGCAGCTCTCGAGAACGGCTTTGATCCCGTCAAGATAAACGCCGTCGCCGTTCGTAGCCTCGATCAGGACTTCTTTGGCTTTGCCAAGCTCTCGCTCGACAGGCCTTTGCATGTGCGCTTCATCGAGTACATGCCAGTGGGGGAAAGTTCGGGCGGCACCGGTGCTGGCTGGACCGAAGAAGACATCGTTCCTGCGAGCGAGATTATCGAGCGCATCAACGAAGGTGCCATCGCGGCCGGTATTGGCCCGCTTGAACCCGTTACTGATGACGATCTTCCCTCGGGCGCTGGCCCTGCGATCTACTACAGACTCCCAGGCGCGAAGGGGACGATCGGCTTCATTAGCGCGATGTCGAACCATTTCTGCAGCTCGTGCAATCGCCTGCGACTTACGGCGGATGGCAAGATCAGGCCTTGCCTGTTCAGCGACCGGGAGATTGACGTCATGGAGGCGATTCGCTCCAATGATTCCGAGGCCGTCGACCACGCGATCGAAGAGGCGATTGGCATCAAGCCCGACGAGCATCACGAGGAGCGTGGCACCGAGCGACGCATGAGCCAAATAGGAGGCTAG
- the moaC gene encoding cyclic pyranopterin monophosphate synthase MoaC, with amino-acid sequence MTQDRPGGLAAGNSENDLARDGQLSHVDEKGVVRMVDVSQKADTERQAIAEGWIFMHPDTLSMITDGTAAKGDVLACARVAGIMGCKQTSSLIPMCHPLNITKSKCELEPILAGEREDGRVGIHATMTTGVTGKTGIEMEALTGVSIALLTVYDMCKAVDRGMEICDVHLVRKEGGRTGLWTRD; translated from the coding sequence ATGACGCAGGACAGACCAGGAGGCCTTGCGGCTGGCAATTCCGAGAACGACCTCGCACGCGATGGGCAACTCAGCCATGTCGACGAGAAGGGTGTCGTGCGCATGGTCGATGTCTCGCAGAAGGCCGATACCGAGCGCCAGGCCATTGCCGAAGGTTGGATTTTCATGCATCCGGATACCCTTTCGATGATTACGGACGGCACGGCGGCGAAGGGCGACGTCCTCGCCTGCGCACGCGTGGCGGGTATCATGGGCTGCAAGCAGACGAGCTCGCTTATCCCCATGTGCCATCCACTCAACATCACCAAGTCCAAGTGCGAGCTTGAGCCCATCTTGGCAGGCGAACGTGAAGACGGGCGAGTGGGCATTCACGCGACCATGACCACGGGCGTGACCGGAAAGACCGGTATCGAGATGGAGGCTCTTACCGGCGTGAGCATTGCGCTCCTTACGGTATACGATATGTGCAAGGCGGTCGATCGCGGCATGGAGATTTGCGACGTGCATCTCGTCCGCAAGGAAGGCGGACGCACGGGGTTGTGGACGCGAGACTAG
- a CDS encoding molybdenum cofactor biosynthesis protein: MNIKFGIVTCSSTRSIEEDTAGARLEELIAEQGWTTLSRVVVKDDVDMIADAIVCCCDAGADVVLTCGGSGLSLADVTPEATRKVCDREVPGIAEAMRAYSMTKTHRAMLSRAIAAQRGRVLVVNLPGSKKAAEENWEGVFDQFDHAVSMMAGEGHA; this comes from the coding sequence ATGAATATCAAATTCGGAATCGTTACCTGCTCATCCACGCGCAGTATCGAGGAGGATACGGCAGGAGCGCGCCTTGAGGAGCTCATTGCCGAGCAAGGATGGACGACGCTTTCGCGCGTCGTCGTGAAAGACGACGTCGACATGATTGCAGACGCCATCGTTTGCTGCTGCGATGCCGGTGCCGATGTCGTCTTGACGTGCGGAGGCAGCGGCCTTTCGCTCGCGGATGTCACGCCCGAAGCCACGCGCAAGGTGTGCGACCGCGAGGTTCCCGGCATTGCCGAGGCGATGCGTGCCTACTCCATGACCAAGACGCACCGTGCCATGCTCAGCCGCGCAATTGCCGCGCAGCGCGGGCGTGTGCTCGTCGTTAACCTGCCTGGCTCCAAGAAGGCCGCCGAGGAGAACTGGGAAGGGGTTTTCGACCAGTTCGATCACGCAGTCTCGATGATGGCGGGCGAGGGCCATGCGTAA
- a CDS encoding integration host factor translates to MPLPKMTDEQRAAALEKAKEARAKRAKLKEDIKSGKLTLSKVLNSNDEITKKTKVIQILVSLPSVGKVTAQKAMEEIGIAENRRVGGLGSAQKEKLIERFGK, encoded by the coding sequence ATGCCTTTACCCAAGATGACTGATGAGCAGCGCGCTGCTGCACTTGAGAAGGCCAAGGAAGCTCGCGCCAAGCGTGCAAAGCTCAAGGAGGATATCAAGTCTGGCAAGCTCACGCTCAGCAAGGTCCTCAACAGCAATGACGAGATCACCAAGAAGACCAAGGTCATTCAGATTCTCGTTTCCCTGCCCAGCGTTGGCAAGGTGACCGCCCAGAAGGCCATGGAGGAGATCGGCATCGCCGAGAACCGTCGCGTTGGCGGCTTGGGTTCTGCTCAGAAGGAGAAGCTCATCGAGCGTTTCGGCAAGTAA
- the murA gene encoding UDP-N-acetylglucosamine 1-carboxyvinyltransferase: protein MDSRELIVVNGQRPISGTVEVRGAKNSVLKLMAASVMASGETCIGNVPFISDVDVMSDVLSTIGARVRRGEDSHTLFIDTRDLNSYRTPYELVAKMRASISILGPLITRFGCAVVAMPGGCQIGSRKLDMHIASLEALGVQFDVDHGYLHASTPNGLIGAEVILDFQSVGATENLMMASVCARGTTVIHNAACEPEIVDLANFLISMGADIENAGTPDVVVHGVTELHPTSHMTVGDRIEAGTFLVAGAATGGPVTVRGASPDHLGLALKKLHQMGVDLFITDDEITAERSDDLRPADIQTLPFPGFPTDLQAQFMVLCALANGDSIITENLFENRFMFAAELARMGADIRIDGHHALVNGVGHLSGAPVNSTDLRAGAALVIAGLVADGATFVDSIHHIDRGYEDYVGKLRALGADIERVPAQDLSF from the coding sequence ATGGATTCACGTGAGTTGATCGTCGTCAACGGACAACGGCCCATTTCGGGGACAGTAGAGGTTCGTGGCGCTAAGAACTCAGTTCTCAAGCTTATGGCGGCAAGCGTGATGGCGTCCGGTGAGACGTGCATCGGAAACGTGCCGTTTATCTCGGACGTAGACGTTATGAGTGACGTTCTGTCGACCATTGGCGCCCGCGTCAGGCGCGGGGAGGATAGCCATACCCTTTTCATCGACACGCGCGATCTCAACTCGTATAGAACCCCTTACGAGCTCGTCGCCAAGATGCGTGCCTCCATTTCAATCCTTGGCCCGCTCATTACCCGGTTCGGTTGCGCTGTTGTGGCAATGCCAGGCGGATGCCAGATTGGCTCACGTAAACTCGACATGCACATCGCGAGCCTCGAGGCGCTCGGCGTGCAGTTCGATGTCGATCACGGATACCTCCATGCGAGTACGCCCAATGGCTTGATTGGTGCCGAGGTCATCCTGGACTTTCAGAGCGTGGGCGCGACGGAGAACCTCATGATGGCTTCCGTTTGCGCTCGTGGCACGACGGTCATTCATAACGCCGCCTGCGAACCCGAAATCGTGGATCTCGCCAACTTCCTCATCTCGATGGGAGCGGACATCGAAAACGCGGGCACTCCGGACGTCGTGGTGCATGGCGTTACCGAGCTTCATCCTACCTCGCATATGACCGTGGGCGATCGTATCGAAGCGGGGACCTTCCTCGTGGCGGGTGCTGCGACTGGCGGTCCCGTTACCGTAAGGGGCGCTAGTCCCGACCATCTGGGACTTGCGCTCAAAAAGCTCCACCAGATGGGCGTGGACCTGTTCATCACCGACGACGAGATTACGGCTGAGCGCTCGGACGATTTGCGACCGGCCGATATTCAGACCCTGCCATTTCCCGGATTCCCCACCGACCTGCAAGCTCAATTCATGGTGCTCTGCGCGCTGGCAAACGGGGATTCCATCATCACCGAGAATCTCTTCGAGAACCGCTTCATGTTCGCTGCAGAGCTTGCCCGCATGGGTGCCGATATCCGCATCGACGGGCATCACGCCCTTGTGAACGGCGTGGGCCATCTTTCCGGCGCACCGGTCAATTCGACCGATTTGCGCGCGGGTGCCGCGCTCGTGATTGCGGGACTCGTTGCCGATGGTGCGACCTTTGTCGACAGCATTCACCATATCGATCGCGGCTATGAGGATTACGTCGGCAAACTGCGGGCGCTCGGCGCCGATATCGAGCGTGTCCCGGCGCAAGACCTGAGTTTCTAG